A window of the Candidatus Cloacimonadota bacterium genome harbors these coding sequences:
- a CDS encoding metallophosphoesterase: protein HKNQKLLRKVFSNEEELTHIFHLGDNYEDLDENPDLTEGKEILKVPGIYHKGYLNKTIPFTQKVEINGWSFLLVHAFEDLKRSNEKAEFILFGHTHIHHFHKDGKIYYINPGHLKREFDKGRPASYLIIELDDSKLRLHFKSVSGEIFQTEKIEKNN from the coding sequence CTCATAAAAATCAGAAATTATTGAGAAAAGTATTCTCAAACGAAGAAGAATTAACTCATATTTTTCATCTCGGAGACAATTATGAAGACCTCGATGAAAATCCTGATCTTACTGAAGGAAAAGAAATTTTAAAAGTACCGGGAATTTACCATAAAGGTTATCTGAACAAGACCATTCCATTTACTCAAAAAGTAGAGATCAATGGTTGGAGTTTTTTGCTTGTTCATGCTTTTGAAGACTTGAAAAGATCAAATGAAAAAGCTGAATTCATTTTGTTTGGACATACCCATATCCATCATTTCCATAAAGATGGAAAGATTTATTATATCAATCCAGGACACCTGAAAAGAGAGTTCGATAAAGGCAGACCTGCTTCTTATTTGATCATTGAATTGGATGATAGCAAGTTGAGATTGCATTTCAAATCAGTTTCCGGAGAGATTTTCCAAACTGAAAAAATCGAAAAAAATAATTAA